A portion of the Brachionichthys hirsutus isolate HB-005 chromosome 6, CSIRO-AGI_Bhir_v1, whole genome shotgun sequence genome contains these proteins:
- the nkrf gene encoding NF-kappa-B-repressing factor: protein MVLVMAEGTLTGGMPSFDPSSEAKKRRFPSDGKDEPMRKMPVSKFGSRARFQPVHFVSGGSSGGGGGGGGVDEKENDKERRRSESYGAKQWNSERGQGTSSSLTPGYDRMPSYSSDSWRSQRGRNREMIPGSTSGLGYGGRGSVSNFMSKTQQDYTSYYEDRRSRSSASYSQPHRDNGYAGGSRLGERQGLGYSHQDRPSSSRPFCRAYDSPGTSSPASSLLGSSPMPSPVSQATLDAKQRLISNVASALVGASGDVMFTAGSESPNYNFMLSRSIQACKTNPEYIYVNLKDIPQADLPKNRKVPTDGYACELRCQGVYLATGYSGSKNGARDRASEQAVKLFLKSVEVRGVQRKYRRSIVNDIVVCQTHSPTPAFLPALRNPEDKATPSSKSQYEPDKRKHWTEFVVMDNAHDAICILNNSAAFNRMKIDYRFDTLPNGGAWLCSVFLQDELVAQAPGTKKTSKHAAAEEAVRKLRANQAQRQRQKTPAQHCRGYNQPDCGAHFGQAAGRKKHLSELVILENSDNAICIINDTAQFNKMAADYKFTVLHDHRWRCEVYLDGQYVAAGIGPKKTVKHIAANEALATLRQTQAVVKSNLRKEGNGDAISRSQILARSGEEATRQEIKEDNIGNQLLRKMGWRGGGLGRDGEGIAEPIRVKEQFSREGLGMDAGKAGIQLSKRDIEDIIHNYVSSERQNDLRFATDLNNDERKQIHLISQKYGLRSKSYGQGRQRFLIVSRKVQKDELIGQLLQEGQVGRYELVKPQASH, encoded by the exons ATGGTGCTGGTGATGGCAGAAGGGACTTTGACTGGCGGAATGCCCTCCTTTGATCCAAGTTCTGAAGCAAAAAAGAGACGTTTTCCTTCTGATGGCA AAGACGAGCCCATGAGGAAAATGCCTGTGTCAAAATTTGGTTCCCGAGCTCGATTCCAGCCTGTTCACTTTGTCAGTGGGGGaagcagcggaggaggaggaggaggtggcggcgTTGATGAGAAGGAGAATGATAAGGAGCGCAGGAGGAGTGAGTCATACGGTGCGAAACAGTGGAACTCTGAGAGAGGGCAAGGCACCTCCTCTTCCCTCACGCCCGGTTACGACAGAATGCCATCGTACAGTTCGGACTCCTGGCGTTCCCAGAGAGGTAGAAACAGAGAAATGATTCCAGGTAGCACAAGTGGGCTGGGTTACGGAGGACGCGGCTCCGTTTCAAACTTCATGTCGAAGACGCAGCAGGACTACACATCCTACTACGAAGACCGCCGGTCTCGGAGTTCAGCTTCCTATTCCCAGCCCCACCGCGACAACGGATACGCCGGAGGGAGTCGATTGGGAGAACGTCAGGGTTTGGGGTACAGCCACCAGGATCGGCCGTCATCGAGCAGGCCGTTCTGCAGAGCCTACGACAGCCCGGGCACGAGCAGTcccgcctcctctctgctggGCTCCTCCCCGATGCCCAGTCCCGTGTCTCAGGCCACGCTGGACGCGAAGCAAAGGCTAATAAGCAATGTGGCGTCTGCGTTGGTCGGCGCGTCTGGCGACGTCATGTTCACGGCCGGAAGTGAGTCGCCGAATTATAATTTCATGTTGAGTCGGAGTATTCAGGCCTGCAAGACCAATCCGGAGTATATTTACGTCAACCTGAAGGACATTCCTCAGGCGGACCTACCAAAGAACAGGAAGGTCCCAACGGACGGCTACGCCTGCGAGCTGCGGTGCCAGGGTGTGTATCTCGCCACCGGTTACTCCGGGAGTAAAAACGGGGCGCGGGACCGGGCCTCGGAGCAAGCGGTAAAGCTCTTCCTGAAATCGGTGGAAGTCCGCGGGGTGCAGCGCAAGTACAGACGCTCGATAGTCAACGACATCGTCGTGTGCCAGACGCACAGCCCGACCCCGGCGTTTCTACCCGCGCTCCGCAATCCAGAGGATAAAGCGACGCCCAGCTCTAAGAGCCAGTACGAGCCCGACAAGCGGAAGCACTGGACGGAGTTCGTAGTCATGGACAACGCTCACGACGCCATCTGCATACTCAACAATTCTGCTGCTTTCAACCGCATGAAGATCGACTACCGGTTTGACACGCTCCCCAACGGCGGCGCCTGGCTGTGCAGCGTGTTCCTGCAGGATGAGCTGGTGGCGCAGGCGCCGGGCACGAAGAAGACCTCGAAGCACGCGGCGGCCGAAGAGGCGGTGAGGAAGCTCCGCGCGAATCAGGCGCAGCGGCAACGGCAGAAAACTCCGGCGCAGCACTGCAGAGGGTACAATCAGCCAGACTGTGGCGCGCACTTCGGACAAGCGGCCGGCAGGAAGAAGCACCTGAGCGAGTTGGTCATCTTGGAGAACTCTGACAATGCAATCTGCATCATTAACGACACGGCGCAGTTTAACAAAATGGCCGCTGATTACAAGTTCACCGTTCTGCACGATCACCGCTGGAGGTGTGAAGTCTACCTGGACGGACAATATGTGGCGGCGGGAATTGGGCCCAAGAAAACGGTGAAGCACATCGCAGCCAACGAGGCCTTGGCCACCTTGAGGCAGACTCAGGCCGTGGTCAAGTCCAACCTGAGAAAGGAGGGTAACGGCGACGCGATATCGCGGTCCCAAATCCTGGCTCGCTCTGGCGAGGAGGCCACGAGGCAGGAGATAAAGGAGGACAACATCGGAAACCAGCTGCTCCGCAAGATGGGGTGGCGAGGAGGTGGGCTGGGGCGAGACGGGGAGGGGATCGCCGAACCGATCCGAGTGAAGGAGCAGTTCTCCAGAGAAGGCTTGGGTATGGACGCGGGCAAAGCTGGAATCCAGCTCAGCAAGCGCGACATCGAGGACATCATTCACAACTACGTCAGTTCAGAACGACAAAACGACCTTCGCTTCGCCACCGACTTGAACAACGACGAACGCAAGCAGATTCACCTGATATCGCAGAAGTATGGCCTGCGAAGCAAGTCCTACGGGCAGGGGCGGCAGAGGTTCCTCATCGTCAGTCGAAAGGTACAGAAAGACGAGCTCATTGGTCAGCTTCTACAGGAAGGTCAGGTCGGAAGGTACGAGCTGGTGAAGCCTCAGGCCTCTCACTAA
- the LOC137894596 gene encoding ubiquitin-conjugating enzyme E2 A-like, whose amino-acid sequence MSTPARRRLMKDFMRLQEDPPAGVSGAPSENNIMAWNAVIFGPEGTPFEDGTFKLTIEFTEDYPNKPPTVRFTSKMFHPNVYADGGICLDILQNRWSPTYDVSSILTSIQSLLDEPNPNSPANSLAAQLYQENKREYEKKVSAIVEQSWHDC is encoded by the exons ATGTCAACACCAGCCAGACGACGTTTAATGAAAGATTTTATGCg GCTGCAAGAGGATCCTCCAGCTGGAGTCAGTGGGGCTCCGTCGGAAAACAACATCATGGCGTGGAACGCTGTCATTTTTGG GCCAGAGGGAACGCCGTTTGAGGATG GAACCTTCAAACTTACCATTGAATTCACAGAGGATTATCCAAACAAACCCCCGACAGTGCGATTcacctctaaaatgtttcacccAAACG TTTATGCAGACGGCGGCATATGCTTAGATATACTTCAGAACCGTTGGAGTCCGACCTATGATGTCTCTTCAATCTTAACTTCTATACAG TCTTTGCTGGACGAGCCAAACCCCAACAGTCCGGCCAACAGCCTCGCGGCGCAGCTGTACCAGGAGAACAAGCGGGAGTACGAGAAGAAGGTCTCCGCCATCGTTGAACAGAGTTGGCACGACTGCTGA